Part of the Archangium lipolyticum genome, TCAGGCTGGTGTCATGGGCCGTGAGCTGAAGCTCGCCATGGACGAAGAATTGCAGCGTGTCGCCGCTCACCGAGAGCTTCACGGTGTGCCAGGTCCGGGTGGCCGGAGCCCCGAGCGTCTTCTGCGCGAGCGTGGTGTGGTGGAGGCCGCCCAGCTTCTTCTTGAGCGTGACCAGCCCGTACTTCCGGTAGGACGCCACGTACAGGTCGTTCTCGGTCTGGTAGCGGGCGAAGACGTGCAGTCCCGTCCACTCGGGCGCGCCCGCCTGCCAGTCGTAGATGTGAGCGCGGTAGCTCGGAGCCGCGGTCTTCCAGCCGACCTTCTTGCCATCGACGTACAGGCGCGAGAGCGCCCGGAAGTTGTACGTGCTCGTCCATCCCCGGCGCCACGTGCCCGCGTACTTCGAGGAGAGGCACCCGGACGTCACCTCGAGATTCCCCCAAGCAGGTGAGGAGGGTGCGAGCGTGGCACCAGAGGCAGCGGTCAGGAAGGAGACGAAGAAGGAGCGGATGGCGCGAGTGGACCAGGCGAAGCTGCTGCGCAGGACGTTCGCATGGGATGTCTTCACCTGTGGCGTGGTGTTGAGTCTCGAGCAGTCACGGTGCCAAAGACGCCCATGCCCCTGCCGCCTCCCCCTGGGGAGGCCACTGGGCCGGCGTGTGCCCCATGGGGCTGCACCGCGTCTGACCGGCCCGGCGCACAGCCCTCGTGGCACCCGTCAGCAGCCCTCCTCGTCCCCTCGGCTCCAGCCCTCTCCCTCAACACGGCCCCCATCCCGCCTGTACGCCGAGCCCAGCGGGAGGGATGCGCCCGGCTTCAGCCGTTGGACCTCATCCGTGGGCCGTTTCTGGCCTATGAGCCCCCTCGAGCGTGCGCTGATGGGGTTTGAAGGCTTCGTAGACGTGGTCCATGAAGGCGCGAATACGGCTGTTGTTGCGAAGCTCGGGCAGCGTCAGCACCCAGAGATCGCGCGCCTCTTCGGAGAGGCGCGCCCCCACGCGCACCAGCCCTGGATCAGCGTCGCCGTCAAAGCACGCCAGGAAGGTGACGCCGATGCCGGCGGAGAGCGCGCGCCGGCGGACCGCGAAGTCGTCGGAACGCAGCGACACTCTGGCTCCCGGCGCGTTCCGGGCCAGCCAGTCATCGAGCCAACGTCCATCGGAGCGCTCGTCTGAATGGAGCCACGGGAAGTCCGCGAGGGTGGCACCGTGGCCCACCCGCTCGACGAGTGAACGCGCGGCGTAGGCTTCGAACTGCAATCGACCGACGCGGCGGCCCACCAATCCCTCCGCCGGATTGTTTTCCAGACGCAGCGCCACATCGGCCTCGCGGCGAATGAGCGAGACCTGCGCATTGGTCACGCCGAGGGTCACTTCCACCCCCGGATAACGCTGGATGAAGCTGGAAAACACCTCGGGAAAACCCGTGAACAGGAAGTCCACCGTCGAGACCCGCAGCCGGCCGCGGAGCTCGGCGTCACGGCCCAGAAGCCGCCCCTCGGTCACGTGGATCTCCGCCTCCAGTCGCGCCGCGGTCTCGGCCAGCTCGTCGCCGGCAGCCGTGGCCGCGAAGCCTTCTTCGGTGCGGTCGAAGAGCCGGACGCCCAGCCGTTCCTCGGCCTCCTTCAGGCGCCGCCCGACGGTGGTCCGAGAGACCCCGAGGGTGGCAGCGGCGTCGGACAGCGTCTTCTCGCGGTGGATCGCCAGCACGTAGCGAAGGTCGT contains:
- a CDS encoding LysR family transcriptional regulator, which gives rise to MDWDDLRYVLAIHREKTLSDAAATLGVSRTTVGRRLKEAEERLGVRLFDRTEEGFAATAAGDELAETAARLEAEIHVTEGRLLGRDAELRGRLRVSTVDFLFTGFPEVFSSFIQRYPGVEVTLGVTNAQVSLIRREADVALRLENNPAEGLVGRRVGRLQFEAYAARSLVERVGHGATLADFPWLHSDERSDGRWLDDWLARNAPGARVSLRSDDFAVRRRALSAGIGVTFLACFDGDADPGLVRVGARLSEEARDLWVLTLPELRNNSRIRAFMDHVYEAFKPHQRTLEGAHRPETAHG